One window of the Manihot esculenta cultivar AM560-2 chromosome 14, M.esculenta_v8, whole genome shotgun sequence genome contains the following:
- the LOC110600006 gene encoding uncharacterized protein LOC110600006 isoform X2: MSIGLGVELPFGWISSCPDAYSHAHRKRIPGRLHLTSSFPGDACTSNDETLNSGKNNGAVVSGTTARGRRLLKIREEKRKREIDRLNNYPSWAKVLEDACKNDEELRAVLGDSIGNPELMRKRVEDRVRKKGRNFYKSKMGSVLAFRVGFRDFNPTDSYIWFELYGSPSDRDVDLIGSAIQSWYVMGRLGAFNSSNLQLANQSMEYNPFYDADKGFKVMPSSFHDISDIEFQDNWGRFWVDIGTSDFFAVDVLLNCLTVLSSENCGSPIFSPSLLKLLFWFCFFLHLYMADI, encoded by the exons ATGTCGATTGGGTTGGGAGTGGAGTTGCCGTTTGGGTGGATTTCCAGCTGTCCTGATGCATATAGCCACGCTCATAGGAAGCGAATCCCTGGCCGTCTGCATCTCACTTCTTCTTTTCCTGGCGATGCTTGTACTAGTAATGACGAAACTCTGAACAGTGGAAAAAACAATGGTGCCGTGGTTTCAGGAACCACGGCAAGGGGAAGGAGATTACTCAAAATTCGGGAAGAAAAGAGGAAACGTGAAATAGATCGCCTTAACAATTACCCTTCCTGGGCAAA AGTGCTTGAAGATGCGTGCAAAAACGATGAGGAGCTCCGAGCCGTTCTTGGAGATAGCATAGGCAACCCCGAACTCATGAGGAAAAGA GTTGAAGATAGAGTAAGGAAGAAAGGTCGCAACTTTTACAAATCAAAAATGGGTTCTGTTCTTGCTTTCAGAGTCGGCTTTAGAGA CTTCAATCCTACGGATTCCTACATATGGTTTGAATTATATGGATCTCCATCTGATCGGGATGTTGATCTTATTGGCAGT GCTATCCAGTCGTGGTATGTTATGGGGCGCCTGGGTGCTTTCAATTCTTCAAATTTGCAG TTGGCTAATCAGTCAATGGAGTACAATCCCTTCTACGATGCAGATAAGGGCTTCAAGGTGATGCCATCATCGTTCCATGATATCAGTGACATTGAATTTCAGGATAACTGGGGCCGCTTTTG GGTAGATATTGGTACATCAGATTTTTTTGCGGTAGATGTGCTTCTCAATTGCTTAACTGTATTGAGTTCCGA AAATTGTGGCAGCCCTATATTCTCCCCATCATTATTAAAACTCCTTTTCTGGTTTTGTTTCTTTCTTCATTTATACATGGCAGATATTTAG
- the LOC110600006 gene encoding uncharacterized protein LOC110600006 isoform X3 — MSIGLGVELPFGWISSCPDAYSHAHRKRIPGRLHLTSSFPGDACTSNDETLNSGKNNGAVVSGTTARGRRLLKIREEKRKREIDRLNNYPSWAKVLEDACKNDEELRAVLGDSIGNPELMRKRVEDRVRKKGRNFYKSKMGSVLAFRVGFRDFNPTDSYIWFELYGSPSDRDVDLIGSAIQSWYVMGRLGAFNSSNLQLANQSMEYNPFYDADKGFKVMPSSFHDISDIEFQDNWGRFWVDIGTSDFFAVDVLLNCLTVLSSE, encoded by the exons ATGTCGATTGGGTTGGGAGTGGAGTTGCCGTTTGGGTGGATTTCCAGCTGTCCTGATGCATATAGCCACGCTCATAGGAAGCGAATCCCTGGCCGTCTGCATCTCACTTCTTCTTTTCCTGGCGATGCTTGTACTAGTAATGACGAAACTCTGAACAGTGGAAAAAACAATGGTGCCGTGGTTTCAGGAACCACGGCAAGGGGAAGGAGATTACTCAAAATTCGGGAAGAAAAGAGGAAACGTGAAATAGATCGCCTTAACAATTACCCTTCCTGGGCAAA AGTGCTTGAAGATGCGTGCAAAAACGATGAGGAGCTCCGAGCCGTTCTTGGAGATAGCATAGGCAACCCCGAACTCATGAGGAAAAGA GTTGAAGATAGAGTAAGGAAGAAAGGTCGCAACTTTTACAAATCAAAAATGGGTTCTGTTCTTGCTTTCAGAGTCGGCTTTAGAGA CTTCAATCCTACGGATTCCTACATATGGTTTGAATTATATGGATCTCCATCTGATCGGGATGTTGATCTTATTGGCAGT GCTATCCAGTCGTGGTATGTTATGGGGCGCCTGGGTGCTTTCAATTCTTCAAATTTGCAG TTGGCTAATCAGTCAATGGAGTACAATCCCTTCTACGATGCAGATAAGGGCTTCAAGGTGATGCCATCATCGTTCCATGATATCAGTGACATTGAATTTCAGGATAACTGGGGCCGCTTTTG GGTAGATATTGGTACATCAGATTTTTTTGCGGTAGATGTGCTTCTCAATTGCTTAACTGTATTGAGTTCCGAGTAA
- the LOC110600006 gene encoding uncharacterized protein LOC110600006 isoform X1 — protein sequence MSIGLGVELPFGWISSCPDAYSHAHRKRIPGRLHLTSSFPGDACTSNDETLNSGKNNGAVVSGTTARGRRLLKIREEKRKREIDRLNNYPSWAKVLEDACKNDEELRAVLGDSIGNPELMRKRVEDRVRKKGRNFYKSKMGSVLAFRVGFRDFNPTDSYIWFELYGSPSDRDVDLIGSAIQSWYVMGRLGAFNSSNLQLANQSMEYNPFYDADKGFKVMPSSFHDISDIEFQDNWGRFWVDIGTSDFFAVDVLLNCLTVLSSEYLGIQQVVFGGRQIGDWEEGMTDPDYGYKYFKI from the exons ATGTCGATTGGGTTGGGAGTGGAGTTGCCGTTTGGGTGGATTTCCAGCTGTCCTGATGCATATAGCCACGCTCATAGGAAGCGAATCCCTGGCCGTCTGCATCTCACTTCTTCTTTTCCTGGCGATGCTTGTACTAGTAATGACGAAACTCTGAACAGTGGAAAAAACAATGGTGCCGTGGTTTCAGGAACCACGGCAAGGGGAAGGAGATTACTCAAAATTCGGGAAGAAAAGAGGAAACGTGAAATAGATCGCCTTAACAATTACCCTTCCTGGGCAAA AGTGCTTGAAGATGCGTGCAAAAACGATGAGGAGCTCCGAGCCGTTCTTGGAGATAGCATAGGCAACCCCGAACTCATGAGGAAAAGA GTTGAAGATAGAGTAAGGAAGAAAGGTCGCAACTTTTACAAATCAAAAATGGGTTCTGTTCTTGCTTTCAGAGTCGGCTTTAGAGA CTTCAATCCTACGGATTCCTACATATGGTTTGAATTATATGGATCTCCATCTGATCGGGATGTTGATCTTATTGGCAGT GCTATCCAGTCGTGGTATGTTATGGGGCGCCTGGGTGCTTTCAATTCTTCAAATTTGCAG TTGGCTAATCAGTCAATGGAGTACAATCCCTTCTACGATGCAGATAAGGGCTTCAAGGTGATGCCATCATCGTTCCATGATATCAGTGACATTGAATTTCAGGATAACTGGGGCCGCTTTTG GGTAGATATTGGTACATCAGATTTTTTTGCGGTAGATGTGCTTCTCAATTGCTTAACTGTATTGAGTTCCGA ATATTTAGGCATCCAACAGGTAGTTTTTGGGGGCCGCCAAATAGGTGATTGGGAAGAGGGGATGACAGATCCTGATTATGGGTACAAGTACTTCAAGATTTAA